A stretch of the uncultured Trichococcus sp. genome encodes the following:
- a CDS encoding CdaR family protein translates to MRKQQEDKFLENKWVVRGISFLISLLLFAYVYSENYGWSTSTSNSSISTSKRETISNVPIQVNIDTDAYFISGLPETVVLTLTGPESVLVQTISAADYRIVTEDLDELGSGTHTIQLTAENLSNEIDYSITPSRVNVVIEDRVAIESPVEVRFDESLVDPQYIAGIPELSVDTVTLTGPASTMKRVESVYVTVAAENGLTNTVNMNTVVQVVDASGNKLNVSVDPQEISVRIPISLYGKEVPLVIQQIGVPLEGKVYTIEVDGKSSVTLTGDKSVLADIDEVTLPVSVTGVESNTTQTLTIPVLNDTLTATPTTIKVNIRVSDAAEAETDSETTAEEGESSSSADESSAIASSASDSPNSEEGQLESSS, encoded by the coding sequence ATGAGAAAGCAGCAAGAGGATAAGTTTTTGGAAAATAAGTGGGTCGTCAGAGGGATTTCGTTCCTGATTTCCTTATTATTGTTCGCCTATGTCTACTCGGAAAATTATGGCTGGTCCACGAGCACGAGCAACAGTTCCATCAGCACCAGCAAACGGGAAACCATTTCGAATGTCCCGATCCAAGTGAACATCGATACGGATGCGTATTTCATTTCAGGATTGCCGGAAACGGTGGTTTTGACGCTGACCGGGCCGGAGAGCGTGCTCGTGCAGACGATTTCCGCGGCGGATTATCGGATCGTCACAGAAGATCTGGACGAACTGGGATCAGGAACCCATACGATCCAGTTGACAGCTGAAAATCTTTCGAACGAAATCGATTATTCGATTACGCCGTCGCGTGTGAATGTCGTCATTGAAGATAGGGTAGCCATAGAGAGTCCGGTGGAAGTCCGCTTTGATGAATCATTGGTCGATCCGCAATATATAGCAGGTATTCCGGAACTGAGTGTGGACACTGTAACATTGACCGGACCTGCTTCGACGATGAAACGAGTGGAAAGCGTGTACGTCACTGTTGCGGCCGAAAATGGCTTGACAAATACTGTGAATATGAATACTGTAGTACAAGTAGTGGACGCAAGTGGGAATAAGTTGAATGTCTCCGTCGATCCACAAGAAATTTCCGTCAGGATTCCGATTTCTCTGTACGGAAAAGAAGTTCCGCTGGTCATCCAACAGATCGGGGTTCCGCTTGAAGGTAAAGTCTATACGATTGAAGTGGATGGGAAATCCAGTGTGACCTTAACGGGCGATAAGTCTGTGCTTGCCGATATTGATGAAGTGACTCTGCCTGTCAGTGTCACGGGTGTAGAGAGCAACACCACACAAACGCTCACGATTCCGGTCCTGAATGACACTTTGACGGCCACGCCTACTACAATCAAGGTAAACATCCGCGTATCGGATGCTGCCGAGGCCGAAACCGATTCGGAGACGACCGCTGAGGAAGGGGAGTCCTCCTCTTCCGCCGACGAAAGCAGCGCGATCGCATCTTCGGCTTCGGATAGTCCGAACAGCGAAGAGGGCCAATTGGAGAGCAGTTCATAA
- the cdaA gene encoding diadenylate cyclase CdaA: MSIDWGEVITWSNAFDIVDILLVWYLVYKLIMILKGTRSIQLLKGIGIIVLIKLAAVTLQLQTIDWIMNRVIQWGVVAVIVVFQPEIRKGLEHLGKTGFRKKTKRSVNKSERLVTELDKAVQYMAKRKIGALISIEQQDQLDEYAATGIRIGGEVTNQLLINIFIPNTPLHDGAVIIQDYKIATAASYLPLSESSFIPKELGTRHRAAIGLGEVSDAITIIVSEETGGVSIAHKTSLLREMNRDDFVAYLTSQLVVEEEEEKTTNFIQDFFDNTKWGGSE, translated from the coding sequence GTGTCAATCGATTGGGGAGAAGTGATCACCTGGAGCAATGCCTTTGATATAGTGGATATCCTATTGGTATGGTATCTCGTCTACAAGCTGATCATGATTTTAAAAGGTACGCGTTCCATTCAATTGCTGAAAGGGATCGGAATCATCGTGCTGATCAAACTGGCTGCAGTTACGCTTCAGTTGCAGACCATAGATTGGATCATGAACCGCGTCATCCAATGGGGTGTTGTGGCGGTCATTGTTGTGTTTCAGCCGGAAATCCGAAAAGGATTGGAGCATCTGGGAAAAACAGGCTTCAGAAAGAAAACCAAACGTTCGGTCAATAAGAGCGAGCGCTTGGTGACGGAGTTGGACAAGGCTGTCCAATACATGGCAAAACGAAAAATCGGAGCCTTGATATCCATCGAGCAGCAAGATCAGCTGGATGAGTACGCTGCCACGGGGATAAGGATCGGCGGAGAGGTAACCAACCAGTTGCTGATCAATATTTTTATCCCCAACACACCTTTGCACGATGGCGCGGTCATCATCCAAGACTACAAAATCGCGACCGCAGCCAGTTATCTGCCGTTATCAGAAAGTTCCTTTATCCCGAAGGAACTGGGAACCAGGCACCGTGCCGCAATCGGACTGGGTGAAGTCAGCGATGCCATCACCATCATCGTTTCTGAAGAAACCGGGGGCGTCAGCATTGCCCATAAGACGAGTTTGTTGCGCGAAATGAACCGCGATGATTTTGTCGCCTATTTGACCAGCCAACTGGTTGTTGAAGAAGAGGAAGAAAAGACTACCAATTTCATCCAGGATTTCTTTGATAATACGAAGTGGGGTGGTTCTGAATGA
- a CDS encoding cupin domain-containing protein: MSIDFKDHGKKPYVVNIEDATLQNENYRTTIWTGEKLQVTVMTIQPNDDIGLEVHHGIDQFIRIEEGDGLCVMGDSEDDLYFEQKVSDDDAVFVPADKWHNITNVGDKPLKLYTIYAGPDHLPGTVHPTHEDAKNDPNEH; encoded by the coding sequence ATGAGTATCGATTTCAAAGATCACGGCAAAAAACCTTACGTAGTGAACATCGAGGACGCAACCCTGCAGAACGAGAATTACCGCACAACCATCTGGACCGGTGAAAAATTACAGGTGACGGTGATGACTATCCAACCGAACGACGATATCGGTTTGGAAGTTCACCACGGCATCGACCAATTCATCCGAATCGAAGAAGGAGATGGCCTTTGCGTGATGGGCGACTCAGAGGATGATCTGTATTTCGAACAGAAAGTGTCCGATGATGATGCTGTCTTTGTGCCTGCCGACAAATGGCACAACATCACCAATGTTGGCGACAAACCGCTCAAATTGTATACGATCTACGCAGGTCCAGACCACTTGCCGGGGACTGTCCATCCGACCCACGAAGATGCCAAAAACGACCCGAATGAACATTAA
- a CDS encoding AarF/UbiB family protein: MARDERLHEIVRILSSYGLQFLYHNQVKPSRKDQDPENLRLAFEKLGPSFIKIGQILSTRIDILPQAFVEELAHLQDKAPEFPFAEVERIFMEETKLSLGEAFLSIEEKPLASASIAQVHRAVLRTGEEVVVKVQRPIIDKLLIRDLDILIRLSRKIPKELVEVVDPKEALEQVKANTLIELDFRNEAQLLQRFRDLNANIACIGVPKVYSGLTTRRVLVEEYIEGTKITNRGQLDLLGYNLDDISRKLMLAYLKQVFHDGFFHGDPHPGNLIIKEGKIYFIDFGIMGNLSETTKKSLNDILQGLASKDLDRMVKVCLELGTPKGRVDKRNLYADVEMLFDMYLSNNMLNVNMGTFITDFIRMFKRHNIAIPSDLTILAKSLSILEGVFLEISPELNLISIAKDYLKESFTLATLLQKFSTEKLALKGYTFIKDSSEIPSSLLALLKQTASGRTMLRIDVDQLDDKWKDVKKMSNRVVISLIVAGLLLSSAIMSGTPGGQFLGQAGFVIAGLFSIWLLISIFRSGNL, from the coding sequence ATGGCAAGAGACGAACGGTTGCATGAAATAGTCCGGATCCTGTCCTCTTACGGGCTTCAATTCCTTTACCACAACCAGGTGAAGCCGAGCCGAAAAGACCAGGATCCGGAGAACCTTCGTCTTGCTTTCGAGAAACTGGGTCCAAGCTTCATCAAAATCGGCCAGATCCTTTCCACCCGCATCGATATTCTGCCGCAGGCTTTCGTGGAAGAACTGGCGCATCTGCAGGACAAGGCACCGGAATTCCCGTTTGCGGAAGTCGAACGTATCTTTATGGAAGAAACGAAACTCTCGTTAGGGGAAGCTTTCCTGTCAATCGAGGAGAAACCGCTCGCCAGCGCATCGATTGCCCAGGTCCATCGGGCAGTTCTCCGGACCGGAGAGGAAGTGGTCGTGAAAGTCCAGCGTCCGATCATCGACAAGCTCTTGATCCGCGACTTGGATATCCTGATCCGCCTCAGCAGAAAGATCCCGAAGGAACTGGTTGAGGTAGTCGATCCCAAGGAAGCGTTGGAGCAGGTGAAGGCGAATACTTTGATCGAATTGGATTTCCGTAATGAAGCACAGCTCCTGCAGCGCTTCAGGGACCTCAACGCCAATATCGCCTGCATCGGCGTCCCGAAAGTCTACTCCGGCCTTACGACGCGCAGGGTACTGGTGGAAGAGTACATCGAAGGCACCAAAATCACCAATCGGGGACAGTTGGATTTGCTTGGCTACAATCTGGATGACATCAGCCGTAAACTGATGCTGGCCTATCTGAAACAAGTGTTCCATGACGGCTTTTTCCACGGGGATCCCCACCCCGGTAACCTGATCATCAAGGAAGGCAAAATCTATTTCATCGATTTCGGCATCATGGGAAATCTGTCTGAGACCACGAAAAAATCGCTGAACGACATCCTTCAGGGATTGGCCTCGAAAGATTTGGACCGGATGGTGAAAGTCTGTCTGGAGCTGGGGACGCCGAAAGGACGCGTTGACAAACGCAATCTGTACGCCGATGTCGAGATGTTGTTCGATATGTACCTTTCGAACAATATGCTGAACGTGAATATGGGGACCTTCATCACCGACTTTATCAGAATGTTCAAACGGCACAACATTGCCATTCCAAGTGATTTGACGATCCTCGCGAAGTCTTTGTCGATACTGGAAGGCGTTTTTCTGGAAATTTCCCCTGAGTTGAACCTGATTTCGATCGCGAAGGACTATCTGAAGGAAAGTTTTACGCTCGCGACGCTACTGCAGAAATTTTCTACGGAAAAGCTGGCTTTGAAGGGCTATACCTTCATCAAGGACAGCAGCGAAATCCCAAGCAGCCTGCTGGCTCTGCTGAAGCAGACGGCAAGCGGCAGGACTATGCTGCGGATCGATGTCGACCAACTGGATGACAAGTGGAAGGACGTCAAAAAGATGTCCAATCGCGTCGTTATTTCCTTGATTGTTGCGGGATTGCTGCTGTCATCCGCCATCATGTCCGGGACGCCGGGAGGGCAATTCCTGGGGCAAGCAGGCTTTGTGATCGCCGGCCTGTTCAGCATCTGGTTGCTGATCTCCATTTTTCGTTCGGGGAACTTGTAA
- the yidD gene encoding membrane protein insertion efficiency factor YidD encodes MKKLFIGLIRGYQKVISPLFPPSCRYYPTCSNYAVQAIQKHGAIKGSLMGIARILRCHPFVKGGYDPVPEQFSIRRNNEDDDEHEHSHSEHEHSHEH; translated from the coding sequence ATGAAGAAACTTTTTATCGGTTTGATACGCGGGTACCAGAAAGTGATATCCCCTTTATTCCCTCCGAGCTGCCGGTATTATCCGACCTGCTCGAACTATGCCGTCCAAGCCATCCAAAAACATGGCGCAATCAAGGGAAGCTTAATGGGAATCGCACGCATTCTCAGATGTCATCCTTTCGTCAAAGGCGGATACGATCCGGTGCCGGAACAATTCAGCATCCGCCGCAACAATGAAGATGATGACGAACACGAACACAGTCATTCGGAGCATGAACATTCCCATGAGCACTAA
- a CDS encoding ECF transporter S component: MTTQKNKTYRIAILGILSAFIIIQTFVPFLGNIPIPPLNPTIIHITVIVAAFVLSTKDGMLVGLVWGLARMVKAYTLPASPLDLLLWTNPIIAVVPRVMVGLVAGLVFHAFLKRKQEKVGMVTAAVLGSLTNTVLVLGFIALFYGNEYATALNVDPSNLLKVLAGIVATNGLGEAVAAGLIAPFIAKALMKVRRK, translated from the coding sequence ATGACTACACAAAAGAATAAAACGTACCGCATCGCCATTCTCGGCATTCTGTCCGCGTTCATCATCATCCAGACCTTCGTTCCTTTCCTTGGAAATATTCCGATTCCGCCACTGAATCCGACCATCATCCACATCACCGTCATCGTGGCCGCCTTCGTCCTGAGCACGAAGGATGGCATGCTCGTCGGGCTTGTCTGGGGCTTGGCGCGCATGGTCAAAGCTTACACACTGCCGGCTTCCCCGTTGGATCTGCTGCTCTGGACCAATCCGATCATCGCGGTCGTTCCGCGTGTCATGGTAGGGCTTGTGGCAGGACTTGTTTTCCACGCTTTCCTGAAACGCAAACAAGAGAAAGTCGGGATGGTCACCGCTGCCGTTTTGGGCTCTTTGACCAACACCGTACTTGTCCTGGGATTCATCGCCCTTTTCTATGGCAATGAATACGCCACAGCCCTGAATGTCGATCCGTCCAACCTGTTGAAGGTATTGGCAGGCATCGTCGCAACCAACGGACTCGGTGAAGCCGTCGCCGCCGGGCTGATCGCCCCGTTCATCGCCAAAGCGCTGATGAAGGTCCGCAGAAAATAA
- a CDS encoding TVP38/TMEM64 family protein: MELENTTHQVIALNRRIVQFLTVVGTVATLILGIWIYRTGFFEAEGSFKALLDGMGIYAPLTFLLIQIIQVVYPIIPGGVTVVVAPLVFGPLWGFAYSFIGVLIGSIINFILARKYGKTFVRAFVSEETYRKYYGWLTKGKRFEWLMASAFALPGFPDDFLCMVAGLTKMSMKRFVVIFLLFKPITLYFYGIGGASLVTWVFLHMPAIIKGWLAIQPVLQ, from the coding sequence GTGGAATTGGAAAACACCACCCATCAAGTAATTGCATTGAACCGCAGAATCGTCCAGTTTTTGACGGTAGTGGGAACAGTCGCGACACTCATCTTAGGCATTTGGATCTATCGGACAGGCTTCTTTGAAGCTGAAGGCAGTTTTAAAGCGTTGTTGGATGGAATGGGCATCTATGCCCCCCTCACTTTCTTGCTGATCCAAATTATCCAAGTCGTCTACCCCATCATTCCGGGCGGAGTGACGGTCGTAGTGGCGCCGCTCGTGTTCGGTCCGCTTTGGGGATTCGCATACAGCTTCATCGGTGTGTTGATCGGTTCCATCATCAATTTCATCTTGGCCCGTAAATACGGGAAGACATTCGTCAGAGCATTCGTTTCGGAAGAAACCTACAGAAAATATTATGGTTGGCTGACGAAAGGCAAACGTTTCGAATGGCTGATGGCTTCAGCCTTTGCCCTTCCGGGATTCCCGGATGATTTCCTTTGCATGGTCGCCGGTCTGACGAAAATGAGCATGAAGCGTTTCGTCGTCATCTTCCTCCTGTTCAAGCCGATCACCCTATACTTCTATGGCATCGGTGGGGCATCGCTTGTGACCTGGGTGTTTCTGCATATGCCGGCTATCATCAAAGGGTGGCTGGCTATTCAGCCGGTATTGCAGTGA
- a CDS encoding MFS transporter, whose protein sequence is MATTFSKNIRSTLISSFINSLIYSCTIPFLVIYLAGIFNQQVTGLLVMTNVVVCFLAGIVGGYLADNFQRKKILYVFQSLYGGSLLLIAFRFSGLLSADGWLILGYLVCGISFNLYSPAYDAVLMDCTTVENRKQAYQWQYWTFNLSMALGFSLGGFLFQHYLSQLFLVAGIAQLAMALLFRSQLDYTNNTTEKRHNNRLKDLFSNYRIAAKDTRWLLLILGMALFNTAEFSLKSYTAVRLSKEFETLTLFAVPIDGVRMLSLLQVLNTLLVVGFTFLVSRFTDKRSEKMTILYGLVIYVVSYGLIAVMNNIYVLIPLMILATIGELASSPNINARKVDLVPEDKQASYLAFSSLSYQGADLLAAFALTLSGYISAGFIAGYIIILGLVGTSLTVSSLYGSKHKVK, encoded by the coding sequence ATGGCAACAACATTCTCAAAGAACATCCGATCGACTTTGATCAGTTCTTTCATAAACAGCTTGATCTATTCCTGCACAATCCCTTTTCTGGTCATCTATCTGGCCGGCATCTTCAATCAGCAAGTGACCGGTCTGCTCGTCATGACGAATGTGGTCGTCTGTTTCCTGGCAGGCATCGTCGGCGGTTATCTTGCCGATAATTTCCAAAGAAAAAAAATCCTATATGTTTTCCAGAGCCTGTACGGAGGGTCCCTATTATTGATTGCCTTCAGATTTTCAGGCCTGCTTTCGGCAGATGGTTGGTTGATTCTCGGTTACCTCGTCTGCGGCATTTCCTTCAATCTGTATTCGCCGGCGTACGATGCTGTGCTGATGGACTGCACCACCGTCGAAAACCGGAAACAAGCCTATCAATGGCAATATTGGACCTTCAATTTGTCGATGGCGCTGGGCTTCTCGCTCGGCGGATTCCTGTTTCAGCACTACCTATCCCAGCTCTTTTTGGTGGCCGGGATAGCGCAACTGGCAATGGCTCTATTGTTTCGGAGCCAGTTGGACTACACGAACAACACCACTGAGAAGCGGCATAACAACAGGCTGAAAGACCTGTTTTCAAACTACCGGATCGCCGCGAAGGATACCCGTTGGCTCCTTTTGATCCTGGGCATGGCGCTGTTCAACACAGCCGAGTTTTCGCTGAAGAGCTACACTGCAGTCCGACTTTCGAAAGAGTTCGAAACGCTGACGCTCTTCGCGGTTCCGATTGACGGCGTCAGGATGCTCAGTCTGCTGCAGGTCCTCAACACATTGCTTGTTGTTGGGTTCACTTTCCTGGTCTCGCGCTTCACTGATAAGCGATCCGAAAAGATGACCATCCTTTACGGTCTTGTGATCTATGTCGTCAGCTATGGTTTGATTGCCGTCATGAACAACATCTACGTCCTGATTCCGTTGATGATTTTGGCGACCATCGGCGAGTTGGCTTCCTCCCCGAACATCAATGCCCGCAAAGTCGACCTTGTGCCTGAAGACAAGCAAGCTTCCTATCTGGCCTTCAGCTCGCTCTCCTATCAGGGGGCTGACCTGTTGGCGGCTTTTGCCTTGACGCTCAGCGGGTACATTTCAGCCGGCTTTATTGCCGGCTACATCATCATTTTGGGCTTGGTCGGCACCTCGCTCACCGTCAGCAGTCTGTATGGGAGCAAACATAAGGTGAAATAA